Within Cellulophaga sp. L1A9, the genomic segment TTTTGAATTACCCATTTTATAAAGCTTTCTTTAATTTCAAATATACATAATTTTCTTATGTATAAGATTCTTATGTATGTTATTTTACGCTTTTTCAGTTTTATATGGTTTCGCCTTTGCTTAATTTTACAGAAAATAAATATCCATGAGCGATTTTCATTCTTTAAAAGTTTCTAATATACAGCCCTTAACTGCGAGTTCTGTAGCCATTACTTTTGCTATTCCAGATGATTTAAAAGATACTTTTACTTTTAGTGCGGGTCAATACATTACTATTAGTAAAGAAATAAACGGTGTTGAAGTTAGAAGAGCTTATTCTATATCTTCTGTACCGGCATCAGGAAAAATAACTGTAGGTGTTAAAAAAATTACAGATGGTACCTTTTCGGTCTATGCTAATGATAAAATAAAAGTAGGTGATGTTTTGGAGGTAATGCCACCAGACGGTCGTTTTGTGTTTCAGCCAAGTAATGCTGCAAAGCATGTTGCAGCATTTGTTGCGGGAAGCGGAATTACACCAATTATGAGTATTGCAGAAACGGTATTAAAGAGCCATCTCAATAGTACCTTTGTTTTGGTATATGGAAACCAGAATGCAGACGAGGTTATGTTTTCTAAAGAAATAGAAGCATTGCAAAAACAGTATGCAAATCGTTTTTTCGTACAACATGTGTTTAGCAGAATAAACCAAGAGGGAGCTCTTTTTGGAAGAATTGAAGGTTCTACAGTAAATTATATCGTTAAAAATAAATTTAAGGACACTGCATTTGATGCTTTTTACCTTTGTGGACCAGAAGAAATGATCGATTTGGTTTCAAAAACATTACAAGCCGCAAATATTGCAAAAGATAAAATTCATTTTGAACTTTTTACGTCATCAGAAACCGTAGATACTATGGCTGAAAATTTAGACGGTGCTACTCAAGTAGAGGTGGTTGTAGATGATGAAACATTTACATTTTCAATGGATAAAAAAATGTTGGTGCTAGATGCTGTTTTAAAAGAAAACATAGATGCTCCTTATTCGTGTCAAGGCGGAGTTTGTAGTAGTTGTATTGCTAGAGTAACAGAAGGAAAGGCTGAAATGGTAAAGAATCAAATATTAACCGATGGAGAAATTGCAGAAGGTTTAATTCTTACCTGCCAAGCGCATCCGTTAACAGCAACATTGAAAGTAGATTTTGATGATGTATAGTTTTTGAGTTATAAAATTCTAATGAACAGGAATAGGAATGCTTGCATTTTATTCCTGTTTTTTTATGCTTTTGATAAGCCCTCAAATTGCCTACAAGCATGATCGTAACCTATAATATATGCCTTCTCTATGGCTTTGCGATCTAACATGCCAATATGTTCTAATTCTGATGATTCAAACAACAAATTACAGGATGCTAACTTTGCTTTTGAAGCGGCATAAATCATTAAACCCGTAACTCTACCTGTTAATTGATAGGAGTTTTTTAGATCTTTTTTTTCTAGCTTACTTACAATAGAAACATTACTCCCAATGATATAATCACATTTGTCATATAGCGGTTCTGCGGGAAAGTTATTCATGATTCCGCCATCAGCATATAATTGTCCATTTACTTCAATAGGACTAAATACTGGTGGTAATGCTGCGGATGCCAATAAAGGTCTAATTAACTGCCCTGTAGAGAAAAATTCTGCATTTCCATCTTGAATATTTGTCGCTACGATGTGCAATTCTTTCTCTAAAGACTCAAAAGTGTCTTCTGGGAAATAGGCTTTAAAAAAACGAATGTACTTATCTGTATCCATAAACCCTGCTTTTGCAATGGTTAAGAACTGATAATTAAATAAAGGAGTTGTTTTAAAAAAACTCAACATGTCATCGATAGAATTTCCATTGGCATATAATGCACCTACTAGTGCACCTACGCTACTTCCCGTAACAGATTTTGCTTCAATATCAAATTCTTTCATGGCTTTAATAAGCCCAATATGTGCCATGCCTCTAACACCTCCACCTGATAATACAAGTCCGATTGATTTATTATTCGACAATTCTTTGGTCATAAATAGCTATAATTTGAAAGCACTCCGTTCAAATTTACTATAAAATAGCCGTTAAAAGCTTAATTTTTTAGACCGTTTGGTTTGTAAAAAGTATAGTATTCCATTTATCTCAAACAAATAGGTGGTTCATCGATGAAATGCATGTACTCGGAGGAGTATATGTGTAGATGAGGATTTCAATAGAGCACCAAAACCAACTGGTCAGTCGGTTTTGGTATTCTATTACGAGTATGTTTATTTGACTAGTTTGAGAGCATTTTTTGGGCTTCCTTTAATAATGTAACCCTCTTTTCTAGGGGTATTTGCAAAGGTAATTGTGCTAGGCCAATGATTCTTCTTATGATCTCTACCGCTACAAATTTCTCACATAACTCATCATTTAAAGTGCAAGAATTTTTATAATGTCTTAAGGCTTTTTTAATTAACTCTTCTGGTTGATCTGCCATTTTTAAATGCGCAATGGTAACGCCAATTTCAAATTCAGGTATTCCAAAAAAGCAAAACTCAGGATCTATTATGCGTACTCCAGAGGCTCTTTTTAGCCAACTGCCAGGAAAGTAATCTCCATGTAATAATACATTGCCATCTGTTAAATAAAGTTTACCTAACGCTAAGACTTCTTTTTTTAATTTTTCATCTTGTTTTAAAAGATCTGCCTCTTGCTGTAGGCCAGGTACAATATCATCTAAATTAATTCCGTTTTCCTCTAAGTACGGATATTTAAAAATATGCTCATGGTTAACTCCCGCATTTTTTTATTTGCAATTCTCTGCGATGTCGTTTCTGAATTAATAGACGTATGTAGTTTTGCGATAAAATAGATAACCGTAAGTAAGTCTGCTTCAGAAATAACATTTCCTTCTTCATAAAGGTAGGAGTAGTCTAAACCTTTTCCTAAATCATCCATTAGCATAATGCTATTTTCTTGATCTAAGCCGATGAGGTTAGGCATCATTAATTTAAGTTGAGGTACGGTTCCTGCTAAGTTGTAAAACTCTGCTTCAAGTAATACTCGTTCTGAAGGTGCTGCTACTTGCGGGTACTTTTCTACATATTCCCGACTTTGTTTTATGATAAATGATCTTCTATTCGTGGTAATCCGCAGTGTAAAATTCATATTGCCATCTCCTGGCTTTTCGGCCGAAAGAATAGTTTCATCGTCATAAAGCCATTCTTTTGATTGAAGGTATGAACTTAGTTCTGCTATGGTCTTATTAAGTTTAATCACGTTACTTATTTTTATAACTAGCTATTAATTTTTGGTGGTAATCTGGAACCACATCAAAGCAATATTTTACTGGGGTTCCTTTGGTATCATCACAAAGAAGGTATTGTTTGAATATTTGCTTATCATTGTCTTTTAAGGTGTCATCAAGATGCAGTTCTAAACGTGCTAATAAAGGTTCAGAAACAATATCTTCTGGTGCAATAATATAATGACTTGCCAAAGCGTCAAATGGATTAAATCCTGTTGCGCCTTGTGTTTTCCATTGCTCTAACCAAGGTTGCGATGCTGTTGCTAGCCAGTTCATTGGAGTGTTAAAGGTTTTGAGCGTATCTAAATCTTGTTGCCCAATCCAAACTTTACTAGAAATCTCAAACGGACATAATACTACAGGAACTTCATGATCTAAAAGAATTTGAAATGCAGCATTGTCTAGATCAAAATTTAAATCTTTTGCCTTAACGCCCTTTGTTCCAATATTAAAGATATCATTTGGGGTTCTGCGACCCGCAACTAAAACTACTTCTATAATTTGCGATTTCAGTTCTGGATATTTCAACATTAAGAGACCAATATTTGTAGCAGGGCCTATGGCTAAAATGGTCATAGGTTCTTTTTTAAGAGCGCTTGCCAAAGCTTCTACAGCATCATTTGTTTTCACACTGTTGAGGTTAATGGGTTCTCCAGAACCTTTAAAAACAGAAATTTTCTGTTCCATAAACTCTTGGTTTATATAATTGCCTATGCTAAACGCATTATCAACACTGTTATTTCCAAAAACAGTACTCATGCCTTTTATCTCTACATGTTCGGCATATAATAGTTGTAATACAGCATAGCCATCATCAACATCAGAATAGCCTGGTCTATTAATGTTTTTCTTGCCAACTGCTAGATCAGCATCAATCCACACCATTTTTTTACCTTCAATTTTTTCTTCAATTATGGTAGCCGTTTGTGTTATTTTAGTTTGAATAACATCTTTCTTTTTTTCTGAATTACAAGCGCTAAACATTGTAATTACTAATAAAATACCGATTAGGTTAATTTTTTGTCTCATAAATTTATTCTTTTTCCCACCATCCTTTACTATTAATAGTATCTCCGCCAATTCTTTCAGATGCTTCTTGATAATTTGCATTGTTTGAAGCTTGTTCTGATTCTGGATATAAATACCGAACGGGATATTTTCCTTCGTTAAAATTATCAGGTCCTGCTTTTAAATTAGGAATACCCGTTCTGCGTACATTGAACCAAGCTTCGTGCCCTACCGAAATTAAACTTAACCACTTCTGAGCTAGTATCTTAGTAAGATCAGTGTCACTTCCGTCTAAAGCTATTTCAGACCTTGTCATATAATCTGCTGGTAAAACGGTATTGTAATAATCAAAGCTTGCTGCAATTGCATTTTCGTAATAGGTATTTGCATCTCCAGAGATAAAACCTTTAGCAACAGCTTCTGCCAAGGCAAATTGTGTTTCTGAATATTGCATGTATTGTGCATCTACACCATCTGGCTCATCGCGGAAAATACTTCCGAATAAGGAAATATTATTTAAATCTACACCACTACTTGCAATCGTATTTGTAGACTGCCCATTTACTAAACCATTGTATTCTGGGGTGGTATTGTTGCTAGTAGCAGGAGAAGCGCTGTAAAGCACCATCATACGCGGATCATTCCATGATTTTAAGATAGAATCTGCAGTAGCGGTCATGCGGTGTTCATTATACGTACCCGAAGAGGCGTTGAATAAAGGAAATTGGTTTGGCGCAGAACTCAAATAAGGTACCACGGCATTATCGGCATTTGACTGCATTAGGTTCCCAGAATCGGCTAAGGTCTGTAAGGCACTAAAATCTATACTCCTTTTGCTAATGCGCATTAGGTAGCGCACTTGTAAAGAGTTCGCAAATTTTATCCATTTAGTTAAATCGCCATTAAACAACACATCTCCTTCAATAGTAGCGTTGCTATTTTCTAAGGTAGCAACCGATTTTTGCAATACTGCAATAATCCCAATTTGTGGGTCTGTATAAATACTTTCTTGTGTATCGTATTTTGGTAAAAATGCACCATCTAAAGCACCTAAAGCCTCTGTATAGGGCACATCATTCCATAAATCTGTGAGTTGAGAGAATAAATAGCTTTTCATAATATCACCCACAGCGTTGTAGGCTTCATTAGAAGCTGTAGATGCTTTTATAGATTGAATGTCAGAAAGTAATCCGAAAATTGAATTCCAATACTCGCTATTAGAGCCCATTTCATAACGATCAATACGTTCAAATTCTATACTTGCCGAGAATTGAGCTAAATAATTAGACTGTCTAAACCCTTGTTCATAGGCATTTAAATCTGATGAAACAGATAGTACATTCGTCAATAAAAATTGCGGACTTACCGTTTCTGGATTATTATTGTTTTCGTTTATTTCATTAAAATCATCCGTACACGCCGTAAAAACGGTACTAGAAACCAGTAGTGCTAAAAGTAGCTTTATATAATTTTTCATTTTTCTTAAAATTCAGTTTTTAGACTAATACCAAAGCTTCTCGTAGACGGATATGAAAAATCTTCTACCCCGTAGGTAATACTTTGTTCTTGTAAGGCATTTAATTCTGGATCAAAATGAGGATTTTCAGTAAACAATAATAAATTACTCCCTACTAATCCTAGTTTTATTTTATTAAAACCAATAGCGCTAACCAATTGATCAGGGAAATTGTAGTAGATGCTTACCTGTCTTAATTTTACATAAGAAGCATCATACAAAGCACTGGCTTCATTACCACGATCAAAGAAAGTGTTGTTGTAATCTTGAGCAGAAACTACCGTAGTATTCGCTACATATTGTGGCGTATCTGCAGTACCTACGTTAACCACACCAGCACCAACAATACCGGTTTCTCTACCTTCAAGTGTTTCTTTTAAAACACCGGAAGTACTACCCAATGCTTTTGTTCTAGAAACAATAGTCCCGCCTTGTCTCCAATCAAATAAGAATGTGAAATCTAAATTTTTAAAAGAGAATTTATTGTTAAACCCAATTTGAAAATCGGCATTATAATTTCCTAATAAGCGTAGGTTAGGATCCTGAATAGGGAATCCGTTTGAATCGTGAACCACTTGGCCATCAACCTCAACAAAACCTGTTCCATACATATCACCAACACGACCATTTTCGCGAGCAATATAGAATACTGTATTAGAACCACCACCCCCAGAGAAGATGTTTGCTGTTCCGGTAACAAATTGGTCTACGCCTTCAGGAAGTTCTGTGACAATACTTTTAGAGGTAGAAAAATTGGCAGAACTTTGCCATTGGAAATCGGCATTCTTTATAATAGTTCCGCTTACCAATGCCTCAAAACCTCTAGTACGTACTTTACCACCATTTACATTAAAATTTCCAAACCCACTGGCTTGTGATATGGGTCTAGATATAATTTGGTCTACACTGGTATTCTGGTATCCCGCAAGATCTATTTGTAGGCGTCCATTTAAAAACCAAGCCTCTAAACCGGTTTCAAAAGCATTTAATCGCTCTGGTTTTAGGTTGGCATTTTTTAGAACATTTTCATTGGTTACCCTAAAATCTGCACCATAATTTTGATTCAATAGAAAGTTCTGATTGTTTTGATAGGGGTCTGTATCATTACCAACACTAGCAGCACTAAACCTTAAGTTTAAGAAAGTGATTGCTTCTGGCATGGTAAACATATTACTTACCACGTAACTGAACCCGGCAGAGTAATAACCAAAAGAGTTGCTATTTTCGGGCAGTGTACTACTCCAATCATTACGGTAGGTAAAATCAAAATACAGGGAGTTTTTATAGGATAGGTTTCCTGTTCCATAGATACTATTTATCCTTTTCGTAAATAAATTGCTCTCTGCAACTAAGGCAGATTTAGAATTTGCTAAGGTGTAGATATCAGGTATGGCTAATTGTGAGGCTTCGGTAAAACTGTATTTAATGTCCTGATCAAAACGGTTGGCACCAGCCGCAACAGTATACTTCCATTCATCATTGATAATATCCTTATAAGATAGTAAGATATCGGTATTCAATTCTCTAAAATAGACATTGTCTTCTCTAAACGAACCGTCAGGATTTGCATTGGTACTTACTGCACGTCTAAATTCTCTTTTATCATTATAGGTGTCGATACCTGCACGTACCGTCACATCAAGCTTATTCGTTATGTTATAAATTGCAGATGCGTTTCCTAAAAACCGGTTTTTATTAAAGCTATTGGTATTTTCAAAAACGGTTAAATACGGATTAGTCAACCAATTGTAATTAATATCAAAATGCTGAACATTGGTTTGGCCTGCTTGCCAATAGTCTTTTAATGACGCTACGTTTGCTTGCCTACCTGTCCAATTAAAACCATAAAGCGGATTTTCATATCCATAGCCTAAATTAGGACGATTGCCACTTCTAGTATTTATATAGTTTACAAATGCGTTAACATTAAGTTTATCACTTAAAATTTGATTTACACTGAGTGAAATACCATCTCTATCTAAATCCGTGTTAGGAATAATGCCTTCATTTCTAAGAGTACTGTAAGATAAACGGCTGCTCCCATTTTCTCCTGAAGAATTTACGGCGATGTTATTTTGTTTGGTTACTCCGGTTTCAAAAAAGTTACGCACGTTATCAGGATTAGATACCCAAGGTGTTGCGGTTATAGGTGTATAGGAGCCATCTGCAAAAGTTCTTGCGAGTACATCACCAGCACGCACGGGATTGCCGTTAATATCTGAGGATGGACTATCAAATTGATTGATTAAAAGCCCTTCGTTTAATTTTGGACCATAACTACTTAAGCCACCATCATTAACCCCAGCTCCAGCGCCATTCTGAAAAGAATATGCGCCATTAGAACCACCACCATATACATTTTGATAGTCAGGTAAGGTTAATAGTGTTTCAACCGTTAAAGAACTACTCGTTGTAACACCAAAGCCTTTTTTATTTTTTCCTCTTTTCGTGGTGATAACGACTACTCCGTTTGCTGCTCTTGCACCATATAATGCTGCAGAACCAGCACCTTTTAATATAGAGATAGAGGCGATATCATCAGGACTAATTTCAGATCCTCCATTACCAAAATCTACTTCCTGTAATGCTCCATTATTTACAAGGTTACTCGTAATTTGTTCATTACTGATAGGAACACCATCTACTACAAATAAGGGTTGGTTGCTACCACTTAAAGAGTTTTCTCCACGAATTACAATTCTTGAAGAAGAACCTACGCCCGATGAGCCATTGGTTATTTGTACCCCAGCAACTTGACCCGCAAGACTGTTTACTACGTTGGTTAAAGTAACATCTGTTAATTTTTCTGGAGCAACAGTTGTTACCGCCGACACTAAAGACTGCTTTTCTCTTTCTATACCTAAAGCAGTTACCACAATTTCATTTAATTGTTCAGTATCCGTTTCTAATATTATTTTCTGAGGAAAATTACCAGCGGTAATTGTAATTTTCTGACTCTTATAACCAATGGACGTAATGTTGATTACGAAATTAGCCGTTTCTGTTTTTAAGCTGAAACTACCGTCATCATCACTCGTGGTATAATTATTTGTTGTTGCCTGATTGATTGTTACAAAAGGTATTGGTAGATTATCAGTATCTACCACAATTGCCTTGTACGTATTTGTCTGTGCAAGTACGGTTAGTGCAAATAACTGGAATACAGCTATTAGTGCTATTTTCATAATAGTATTTTATAGTTTGGAAGAAATAGTTACATAAAGTAAACTGTCTAGTGTTTTACTAGATTAATTTTCTTAATGCTGATTTTAAATATTGGAAAACTATAAGGTAGGGGGGCCTCTTAAAAGAGAATTATGAAGTAGTATGTTTGATGTAAAATCTACTGTATTATTTTCATATTCCGTTTTAACTGAAGTTAAGTGAAATAAGATGTATAAAGCAATGGTTAATTTTGAATTGGTGTAAGCGAATTCTAAGGCATTTTTTTTAGAATCAATATCTTCCAGAGTTTCTAATACCGAGAATGAAAGTTCTTTTTGAATCGCAAAATCTTCTATTTCATTAGAAAGCTTACTAGTTAACCAAGAGAAATTGCTAAATGCCTTTTTATCAAAAGCTTTTTTAGTATACCCCAAAAGATATACGCCACCATCTTTTGAAGGACCAAATACTAGTTGCTGATGCGAAAGTGATTTAATCGCATTTGTAATATGATTGGAGGTAAGATTAGGAGTGTCGTTACCAATAGAGATAACATTTTCGTACCCTTGATCAAATAAAGACTGATACGCGTTGGAGTACCGTTCATGAAAGGTATTCCCTTTCTGCTGTGTTTCATCAATCCAAACAACATCAACACCACTATTTTTGGCGACTTTAAGAGTTTTCTTATTTAATAGTCTAAAAAATTCTTTGGAAACATTCTTTTTGTTGACCCCAAATAACGGTTTCCTCTCTGCTTCAATTGTAGCAGAAAGAGAAAAAACAAATAATACTGTTTTGTTGATATTTGGTGTCATTGTTCCGTTTGGTCGGTAAAAAATAGCCAACCTTAATTTTTTTGTAAATATTTTTGAAGTAAAAGTAGCTAACTTTTAAAACTATCTGTCGATGTAACTACGATAAAACCGACTAATGGGTTTGGTAATTATACTAAAATAGCCATTTATCTATAATTTTTGGTAGTATAACGTAATATTTACTCCATCTGCCTTCCTTTATTGAGATTATTGAGAGTACTTGATATCTTTGTAACAGACCCTACAGTCTGTTTACCCCAAAACCCAAATCGTATGGAAAAGAGTTTAAAACGCATGGCTACCGTGCATAAAATGCAAGTTACAGGGCTTGAGTTGTTCTATAAAAAAGGATATTACAATACAAGTGTAGATGAAATTTTAAAAGAACTTAGTCTTTCTAAAGGAGCATTCTACTATCACTTTAAGTCAAAAGAAGATTATTTTATTAGTATTCTACAACAATTGGTGGTGCGTAAAGTATACAGTATGCTCATTGAACCTATTGAAGGGCATAATAACCCTTTAGAATTAATTTCTTCTTGTTTGGATGAATCCTTACAAACTGCCGAACATAATGAGAACGACTATGGTTTTGTATTGAGTAATTTCATCACAGAATTTAACGGTAAGAATCCAGAAATTATGAAGTATTTAAATGATACTTTAAAAATTTGGGAAGTCAACTTAGTCTCTGCATTACAACGCGGAAAATTTAATGGGTATGTAGATCGTCATATTGACTGTGAGGGAGCCGCAAGTTATATTATATCTTCTTATATAGGAATTAGAACTATAATGGTAGAAGGGAGCCCTACTGCTTTAAGATACCGCTATATGCAACAAATGCGATTTTTCCTTAGAGCTATGGCGAACAAGCAAGCGGCTTAGTGTAAGATTTCTTCAATCTTTTTCAGTACCATTTCTGGTGTGATGCTCTCCATGACTTTACCATAACCAATAGGTACTTTATTGCCATAAATAGAAGTTGGTATTAAAGGATACTTGGCTATGTCTGAAAGTAAAGCATTTTTTTCTTTCTGTCTAAAAGGGTAGAATCCAGCATAAGGATGGGTTACGCCCCAAAGGGTTAATGTAGGCGTGCCAAACATTGCAGCTAGGTGAGCATTACCACTGTCCATAGCTACCATGATATCTAGCTGAGAAATTACAGCAAGTTCTTCTTCTAGCGCTATTTGGCCAGCCATGTTTATGGTATTGCTATAATTGTTTTCCCATTTAGAGAGTTCTTCTTTCTCTTTAGCACCTCCGCCAAAAAGAATAATTTTATACCTATTGGTATTATTTAATTCCGACACTATTTTTTCCATAGAAGCAAGCGGATACATTTTTCCGGGAAAAGCAGCGAAAGGTGCTATGCCAATCCAAGTCTTAGTTCCTTTACCTACAAGGTTTTGTGTGTTTTCATTGATGGATTCCTTTTTCAGAAGTTTCGATTCTTCTAAATTTAAGGGAAAACCTAATTTCTCAAACACATCTGCATACCGTTGATGGCTTGTTTTGAGTGCTATGAACTTTTTATTTTTTTTTGCTACTAAGGCTTTTTTTTCAGCTCTTCCTTTATCAATTTGAATAAAAGGGATTTTACTGGTTTTAAAGTATTGTCTAACAATATTAGTTCTTAGTACATTATGCAGATCTGCAATAGCATCTACCTTTAAGGCTTTTAATTCTTTTTGTAGACGGTACAAGCCAATCATACCTTTATGTCTTCCTTTTAAATCGGCTTCAATAATTGAAACGTTTTGTAATTGAGAAAACATCGGCTTAAAAAATGCCCTTGTTAGTAGGCTGATTTTAACATCCGGGTATTGCTCTTGAAAGGCTAGTAAAACAGGTACAGTCATCGCAACATCACCCATAGCAGATAATCGTATGACCAAAATATGTTTGGTAGGTGTCATAAGGGAAGCAGAATTTATTTTTTGCCGCGAAGAATAGGGTTCATTTCATCATCGTTATACATTTTCATCTGTTTGTAGACTTTCATGTATTTTTCACCATTTTCAATGTCCTTTAATAATTGATCAATAGCTGTAAATAAATCTTTTTTCTGTTCTAAAAGTATGTTGAGCTTAACACTACATTTTTCTAAATGTTCAGGAGAAGCGTCTGTTCTATGCGCTTCTTCGTTCATGTGGTAGATTTTCAAGGCTAATATTGACAAACGATCAATGGCCCAAGCTGGACTTTCTGTATTAATGGTGGCATTATCTTTAATTAAAACCGATTGGTGTTTATTTAAGAAGTAACTGTCAATATATTCCACAAGATCGGTTCTATCTTGATTGCTCGCATCAATCTTACGCTTTAAAACTAATGCAGCCTCTGGGTTTATGTTGGGATCACGGATAATATCTTCGTAATGCCATTGTACGGTATCAATCCAATTTTTTCGATAGAGTAGGTGCGAGATATCATCTTTGGGATACGGGTTTTCAAAAGATTGATACACATCATCCTTTACATGGTATTTGGCTATACTTTCTTCGAAGATTTTGAATGCAAATTCGCTAAACATAAATTACGCTTTCTTGCAAAGATACTATTTGACTTAAATAAACCGTATCATCAAGATGATAAAAGGGATAATAATACTCGCAATTAAAGCTATTTCTTTAATATTTGGTTTTTTTATGGTTTCAATATAATTGGACATAAAAACCGAAGCAGGAAAGAAGGTCATCAATATGGGAGATATCTCATGATTAGAATTGAGCAAGGTAATGATGAGGCCTATCAAGAAAAACACATTAATAAGACGTATAGTGTTAATTCTCCCTTGACCAGATTTACTTAGTTTTATAAATGTTATGACAATTAACACAAGTACTGCAAAAATATAAGTCACCAAGCGAATACTATGGCGCCATTCTAATAAATATTCAGATTTTGTGCTTACCGTAAATTTGTAATGATTCAGGATATATTCTGGCTGGTGAACTAAAATTAAAATAGCTGAAGAAATTAGAAAAACCGTAGCGACTCCAATGAGCGGTACAATCCAGTTTCTAATGTTTTTTGGGTTGTATAGGTATATAGTAATGTATACTAGAATTAAGAATAAGATGGCCCAGTCATAAAATAAACTTGCCAAAGCAATCCACATACTCGCATCAAAGATTTTAATTTTAATGGCTTGAAGTGATTTTATACTTAATAGCCTTCTTAAGGCTAAAAGCAGAAAAAAGGAGCAGACAATACTGTAGTTATCTAATAAAATTTCAGGAAAAACTAAAATTAAAAGGGTGAAAAATAAGATAGTATACGAATGATCTGATGTTATTTTATTACGTTTTACGATGAAGTTGATAATAAAAACCATAAATAGTAATACAGCCAAAACCCCTATTTGAGTAAAGATAGTAGTAGAATTATATGGGGTAGAATAAAGGATGAAAACGGTAAACCAATAGAATACAAACAGAAATGAAAGTATTAAGATATAATTTATTGGTTTTGTTTTTCCAAAAATGCTTGAAATCATCTTAGGTTTTTATATTTTTGCATGGTAAATATAATTAAGATGGAATCATTTTTTAGAGCGATTGAAGATTTATTTGTAAATGTATTGTTTATGCCTCTTGATGCATTGCG encodes:
- a CDS encoding ferredoxin--NADP reductase; the encoded protein is MSDFHSLKVSNIQPLTASSVAITFAIPDDLKDTFTFSAGQYITISKEINGVEVRRAYSISSVPASGKITVGVKKITDGTFSVYANDKIKVGDVLEVMPPDGRFVFQPSNAAKHVAAFVAGSGITPIMSIAETVLKSHLNSTFVLVYGNQNADEVMFSKEIEALQKQYANRFFVQHVFSRINQEGALFGRIEGSTVNYIVKNKFKDTAFDAFYLCGPEEMIDLVSKTLQAANIAKDKIHFELFTSSETVDTMAENLDGATQVEVVVDDETFTFSMDKKMLVLDAVLKENIDAPYSCQGGVCSSCIARVTEGKAEMVKNQILTDGEIAEGLILTCQAHPLTATLKVDFDDV
- a CDS encoding SusD/RagB family nutrient-binding outer membrane lipoprotein, whose amino-acid sequence is MKNYIKLLLALLVSSTVFTACTDDFNEINENNNNPETVSPQFLLTNVLSVSSDLNAYEQGFRQSNYLAQFSASIEFERIDRYEMGSNSEYWNSIFGLLSDIQSIKASTASNEAYNAVGDIMKSYLFSQLTDLWNDVPYTEALGALDGAFLPKYDTQESIYTDPQIGIIAVLQKSVATLENSNATIEGDVLFNGDLTKWIKFANSLQVRYLMRISKRSIDFSALQTLADSGNLMQSNADNAVVPYLSSAPNQFPLFNASSGTYNEHRMTATADSILKSWNDPRMMVLYSASPATSNNTTPEYNGLVNGQSTNTIASSGVDLNNISLFGSIFRDEPDGVDAQYMQYSETQFALAEAVAKGFISGDANTYYENAIAASFDYYNTVLPADYMTRSEIALDGSDTDLTKILAQKWLSLISVGHEAWFNVRRTGIPNLKAGPDNFNEGKYPVRYLYPESEQASNNANYQEASERIGGDTINSKGWWEKE
- a CDS encoding nucleoside hydrolase produces the protein MRQKINLIGILLVITMFSACNSEKKKDVIQTKITQTATIIEEKIEGKKMVWIDADLAVGKKNINRPGYSDVDDGYAVLQLLYAEHVEIKGMSTVFGNNSVDNAFSIGNYINQEFMEQKISVFKGSGEPINLNSVKTNDAVEALASALKKEPMTILAIGPATNIGLLMLKYPELKSQIIEVVLVAGRRTPNDIFNIGTKGVKAKDLNFDLDNAAFQILLDHEVPVVLCPFEISSKVWIGQQDLDTLKTFNTPMNWLATASQPWLEQWKTQGATGFNPFDALASHYIIAPEDIVSEPLLARLELHLDDTLKDNDKQIFKQYLLCDDTKGTPVKYCFDVVPDYHQKLIASYKNK
- a CDS encoding patatin-like phospholipase family protein — encoded protein: MTKELSNNKSIGLVLSGGGVRGMAHIGLIKAMKEFDIEAKSVTGSSVGALVGALYANGNSIDDMLSFFKTTPLFNYQFLTIAKAGFMDTDKYIRFFKAYFPEDTFESLEKELHIVATNIQDGNAEFFSTGQLIRPLLASAALPPVFSPIEVNGQLYADGGIMNNFPAEPLYDKCDYIIGSNVSIVSKLEKKDLKNSYQLTGRVTGLMIYAASKAKLASCNLLFESSELEHIGMLDRKAIEKAYIIGYDHACRQFEGLSKA